In Spirosoma aureum, a single genomic region encodes these proteins:
- a CDS encoding RagB/SusD family nutrient uptake outer membrane protein, whose translation MIRNKLYTLSRWLTSCVVFIGFIFSGCESYLDRSPEATITDKDVFGSFVSFQGFVEEMYNSVVDIHKVLGGNQYYNFSASDEVLSNVPLPWDDGNYWNQTTFLYGASPNFNYYSNLTGMRVWPFAWYAIRKANLGLSNLDLLTAASQEEKNAIKGQCLFFRAFFHFELMRYYGGLPYVDDVQSSSEPLTLARLTYLEAALKAAKDFKDAAELLPLKWDGTTMGSATLGNNAQRITKIHALSMLGKNLLYAASPMMNESSTGQNAYDTELSKQAADVFAEVIKLCAETGVYRLQTWATWTDNFWVWSPSNRDRPGGTEVIMNQTVYIPSYVRFTTNRTSNPVQFGAGNNRVEVPTHNFIKNYGMANGLPIDDPESGYNPNDPWTGRDPRFYIDIIYDGVRLVDNATVAAAKQNEFAQLANNGMHRNGTSASSNVAGSVTGYFYKKWTPKGCNPWDNRWGNFQSYHPQMRLADVYLMYAEAVLHGYGSPMAKAPAGTLTAVDAINTIRNRATLPNLNSKYTGSKDAFMKEIIRERAVEFAFEGHRFFDLRRWNIAGNPEYLQKTAIDFDRGTNGKPTNLRERVVVTRVFEKRHNWLPFQLKDTKLYEGFPQNPGW comes from the coding sequence ATGATCAGAAATAAACTGTACACACTCAGCCGTTGGCTGACAAGTTGTGTCGTGTTCATAGGGTTTATCTTCAGTGGCTGTGAGAGTTACCTTGACCGATCACCTGAGGCAACCATAACCGATAAAGATGTATTTGGAAGTTTTGTCAGCTTTCAGGGGTTTGTGGAGGAGATGTACAATAGTGTGGTCGACATTCATAAAGTACTGGGCGGAAATCAATATTATAATTTCAGTGCTTCCGACGAAGTGTTGTCTAATGTTCCGTTGCCCTGGGACGATGGCAACTACTGGAACCAGACGACGTTTCTATACGGTGCCAGCCCCAATTTTAACTACTATTCCAATCTTACCGGAATGCGAGTCTGGCCGTTTGCCTGGTACGCCATCCGAAAAGCGAACCTCGGTTTAAGTAATCTGGACTTGCTGACGGCTGCCAGCCAGGAAGAAAAAAACGCCATCAAAGGCCAGTGCCTGTTTTTTCGGGCCTTTTTTCATTTTGAATTAATGCGCTATTACGGTGGGCTTCCCTATGTTGATGACGTACAGAGTTCGTCGGAACCTCTCACCCTAGCCCGGCTTACATACCTGGAAGCAGCACTGAAAGCAGCTAAAGATTTTAAGGATGCCGCCGAATTACTGCCGCTGAAATGGGATGGAACCACCATGGGGAGTGCTACATTGGGCAATAATGCGCAGCGGATTACGAAAATTCATGCGCTGTCGATGCTGGGTAAAAACCTGCTATATGCCGCCAGCCCCATGATGAACGAATCGTCGACCGGACAGAATGCCTACGATACAGAATTGAGCAAACAGGCCGCTGATGTGTTTGCCGAAGTGATTAAACTCTGCGCGGAAACCGGTGTATACCGGCTGCAAACGTGGGCCACCTGGACGGATAATTTCTGGGTCTGGTCGCCTAGTAACCGGGATCGGCCGGGTGGTACCGAAGTAATCATGAACCAGACCGTTTACATTCCGAGTTATGTCCGGTTTACTACCAACCGCACCAGCAATCCAGTGCAGTTTGGAGCAGGCAACAACCGGGTTGAAGTGCCTACGCATAACTTCATTAAAAATTACGGAATGGCCAATGGCCTGCCTATCGATGACCCCGAATCAGGCTACAACCCTAACGACCCCTGGACCGGGCGTGACCCGAGATTTTATATCGACATTATTTACGACGGTGTGCGTTTGGTAGATAATGCCACCGTAGCAGCGGCTAAGCAGAATGAGTTTGCCCAGTTAGCCAATAATGGCATGCATCGGAATGGCACATCTGCCAGCAGCAATGTAGCCGGGAGTGTAACCGGTTACTTTTATAAAAAATGGACACCGAAAGGCTGCAATCCCTGGGATAATCGATGGGGGAATTTTCAGTCCTATCATCCGCAGATGCGCCTTGCCGATGTATACCTGATGTATGCCGAAGCCGTACTACATGGCTATGGATCACCAATGGCCAAAGCACCAGCGGGGACGCTAACAGCTGTCGATGCCATCAACACCATTCGCAATCGGGCTACATTGCCCAATCTGAACAGTAAGTACACGGGCTCAAAAGACGCCTTCATGAAAGAAATTATCCGGGAAAGGGCCGTTGAGTTCGCGTTTGAAGGTCATCGCTTTTTTGATCTGCGCCGGTGGAACATTGCCGGCAATCCAGAATACCTACAAAAAACGGCGATTGACTTTGATCGGGGCACGAACGGAAAACCCACCAATTTAAGGGAGCGGGTGGTGGTTACCCGGGTCTTTGAAAAGCGGCACAACTGGCTTCCTTTTCAATTGAAAGATACAAAGCTGTACGAAGGCTTTCCACAAAATCCAGGATGGTAA
- a CDS encoding TonB-dependent receptor, with protein MVTVLVFTNFTLARKPGTQDLLSKKITLKMENRSMAEVLSQIGKQLDITFTYRTKLLPEQPVVSVNYRNDKLADVLKRLLTPISIKYRIIDKQIVLSSNEVEPNSSATELNLGAGATADIPITGTVTDEKGEKLPGVSVLIKGTQRGTTTDTQGKFSLSIPAKETILIFSYVGFLPQEITIGSRTRIDVVLKGDDKTLDEVVVVGFGTQKKQSVVGSIVQTSTEELKRVGNVTDLKQTLTGNLPGLTTITASGEPGGTASGESATSIFIRGRNTWNGGQPLIMVDGVERNMENIDVNEVATISVLKDASATAVFGVKGANGVILITTKRGSDSKPQLAVSYNTTALSVSRLPEKLDSYEAIMLRNEMIEREGPINPVSWGDYVPYEVALRYRKPQSDINSILYPNVDWKEAMFKDVSWSHKANLNVTGGTKFVKYFGSLAYLHESDMFKKYENYKNYDPSYSFNRFNFRSNLDFRVTGTTTLKMNLAGYYSQKNTNYSFASGSSGTNPLAWAAAYRFPPDVILPQYADGSWGQNYSLPPEALQNPVALIYNTGVWQRREVTLNTDFALEQKLDFITKGLSITGLLFYDNSLQTVGGITDQNHVRPEGNLLGKIVYPDRYTGEGQDPSQYTETTPVIAANAFDWVPSQWTINPEEVSSTFTGYLPIRRRLMYQLQSNYTRSFDKHNVGAMGLFKREQFAQGSMFPSYREDWVFRTTYDYDSRYLFEFNGAYNGSEKFGPGYRFDFFPSYAFGWNVTNEKFFKVSWINHLKFRYSAGTVGDDAGGARWAYQSQYTYGNSSLLNANPNEKSPYIWYKESIVGNPDIHWEKAKKNNYGAELGLFNDLIQLNVDYFTENRTDIIITGTSRAIAPYFGATPPSANGGQVKSKGYELELKVNKRFPTGLNLWGNFSHTHTQNSIINRDDPALQVAYQKQAGYQIGQTRSLVNTGFYNNWDEVFSSVPQQTNDLSKLPGYYNTLDYNADGVITSNDDAVPFGHSDVPQNNYNASIGASYKGFSVMVQFFAVNNVSRYIPLDNFYLYQNVLFSHVRDYWSKDNPDATSFLPRWKSPGQFIGNYFIYDGSFVRLRTAEVAYSFPKTVASRLGLGSLRLFVNGNNLLFWSNLPDDRESAASGGAANAGAYPTPRRINFGIDLTF; from the coding sequence ATGGTTACAGTACTCGTTTTTACAAATTTTACCCTGGCCCGTAAACCAGGTACACAGGACTTACTGAGTAAGAAGATTACTCTTAAAATGGAGAATCGGAGTATGGCAGAAGTTCTATCCCAGATTGGGAAACAGCTTGACATCACGTTTACGTACCGGACCAAATTGCTGCCCGAACAGCCTGTCGTTTCGGTAAATTATCGGAACGACAAATTAGCGGATGTGCTTAAGCGGCTGCTTACACCGATCAGCATAAAATACCGGATCATTGACAAGCAGATTGTGCTATCGTCCAATGAAGTCGAACCAAACTCGTCGGCAACGGAACTTAACTTGGGCGCGGGCGCTACGGCTGACATTCCGATTACGGGAACGGTTACCGACGAGAAAGGCGAAAAACTGCCTGGCGTAAGCGTTCTGATCAAAGGAACTCAACGAGGTACGACCACCGATACCCAGGGAAAGTTTTCGCTTAGCATACCAGCCAAAGAAACGATTCTTATTTTTTCCTACGTAGGTTTTTTACCCCAGGAAATTACCATAGGAAGCCGGACAAGAATTGATGTGGTACTGAAAGGTGACGATAAGACCCTCGATGAAGTGGTAGTAGTAGGTTTTGGTACGCAAAAAAAGCAGAGCGTGGTGGGCTCTATTGTACAGACGTCGACTGAGGAGCTAAAAAGAGTGGGCAACGTAACTGACCTCAAACAGACGTTGACCGGAAACCTGCCGGGTCTGACAACGATTACAGCCAGCGGAGAGCCGGGCGGAACCGCCAGTGGAGAAAGCGCTACGTCGATTTTCATCCGTGGCCGCAATACCTGGAACGGGGGCCAGCCACTCATCATGGTAGATGGAGTTGAGCGAAACATGGAGAACATCGACGTGAATGAGGTCGCCACGATTTCAGTTCTAAAGGATGCCTCAGCCACAGCGGTTTTTGGAGTAAAGGGGGCCAATGGTGTCATTCTGATTACCACCAAGCGGGGGTCGGATTCTAAACCCCAGCTTGCCGTCTCGTATAATACAACGGCCTTATCGGTTTCGCGGCTGCCCGAAAAACTGGACTCCTACGAAGCGATCATGCTCCGAAACGAAATGATTGAGCGTGAAGGCCCTATCAACCCAGTTTCGTGGGGCGACTATGTACCGTATGAAGTGGCACTACGTTACCGGAAGCCGCAAAGCGATATTAACTCCATACTCTATCCCAATGTCGACTGGAAGGAAGCCATGTTCAAGGATGTATCCTGGTCGCACAAAGCGAATCTGAACGTAACGGGCGGGACCAAATTTGTCAAATATTTTGGATCGCTGGCGTATCTGCACGAGAGCGACATGTTCAAGAAATACGAGAATTACAAAAACTACGATCCAAGCTATAGTTTCAACCGGTTTAACTTTCGAAGCAACCTGGACTTTCGGGTTACCGGAACAACGACCCTAAAAATGAATCTGGCCGGTTATTACAGCCAGAAAAATACCAACTACTCGTTCGCAAGTGGTTCGTCGGGCACTAACCCACTTGCCTGGGCTGCAGCGTATCGGTTTCCGCCAGATGTCATTTTGCCGCAATATGCGGATGGAAGTTGGGGGCAGAATTATTCACTGCCGCCGGAGGCACTTCAAAACCCGGTTGCGTTAATTTATAATACCGGAGTCTGGCAGCGTCGTGAAGTAACGTTAAATACTGATTTTGCGCTCGAACAGAAACTGGACTTTATTACGAAAGGGCTCAGTATAACGGGTTTGTTGTTCTATGATAATAGCCTGCAAACCGTTGGCGGCATTACGGATCAGAACCACGTGCGCCCTGAAGGCAATCTGCTCGGAAAAATTGTTTATCCTGACCGGTACACCGGTGAAGGACAAGACCCCAGCCAGTACACAGAAACAACACCGGTTATTGCTGCCAATGCGTTTGACTGGGTGCCGAGCCAGTGGACAATTAACCCGGAAGAAGTATCCTCAACCTTTACAGGCTACCTGCCCATCCGGCGCCGACTGATGTATCAGTTGCAGTCGAATTATACGCGTTCATTCGATAAACACAATGTGGGAGCGATGGGTTTATTCAAACGCGAACAGTTCGCGCAGGGGAGTATGTTTCCAAGTTACCGCGAAGACTGGGTTTTTCGAACGACCTACGATTATGATTCCCGGTATTTATTTGAATTTAATGGTGCTTACAACGGATCTGAAAAGTTCGGTCCCGGCTATCGATTTGACTTTTTCCCCTCTTACGCATTTGGTTGGAATGTTACGAATGAAAAGTTTTTTAAAGTCTCCTGGATCAATCACTTGAAATTCCGCTACAGTGCCGGAACCGTAGGCGACGATGCCGGTGGGGCCAGATGGGCCTATCAGTCGCAGTATACTTACGGCAACTCCAGCCTACTGAATGCAAACCCGAACGAAAAAAGTCCTTATATCTGGTATAAGGAATCGATTGTCGGGAACCCGGATATTCATTGGGAAAAAGCCAAAAAAAACAATTATGGCGCTGAATTGGGCCTTTTCAATGACCTGATCCAGCTAAACGTTGACTATTTTACGGAAAACAGGACAGATATTATCATTACGGGAACATCCCGGGCGATTGCCCCCTATTTCGGAGCAACACCGCCTTCGGCCAATGGGGGCCAGGTAAAATCAAAAGGGTATGAACTGGAGCTAAAGGTAAATAAGCGGTTTCCCACCGGTCTAAACCTTTGGGGAAATTTCTCCCACACACACACCCAGAATAGCATAATAAATCGGGATGATCCGGCCTTACAGGTTGCCTATCAGAAACAGGCTGGCTACCAGATCGGACAAACCCGAAGCTTAGTGAATACCGGTTTTTACAACAACTGGGATGAAGTATTTTCCAGTGTTCCGCAGCAAACCAACGACCTGTCCAAGTTGCCCGGCTACTATAATACGCTGGATTACAATGCCGATGGTGTAATTACCAGCAATGATGATGCGGTGCCCTTTGGCCATTCCGACGTACCGCAGAATAATTACAACGCATCCATCGGTGCCAGTTACAAAGGATTCTCCGTCATGGTGCAATTTTTTGCCGTCAACAATGTGTCAAGGTATATCCCGCTGGACAACTTCTACCTGTATCAGAACGTACTTTTTTCGCACGTAAGGGATTACTGGTCAAAAGATAACCCGGATGCTACGTCCTTTCTTCCCCGATGGAAGTCGCCGGGCCAGTTTATTGGCAACTATTTTATCTACGATGGATCGTTTGTTCGGCTACGCACGGCCGAGGTTGCCTACAGTTTCCCGAAGACGGTTGCAAGCCGCCTGGGGCTTGGTTCGCTCCGGTTGTTTGTCAATGGCAACAACCTGCTCTTCTGGTCGAATCTTCCCGACGACCGGGAGTCGGCGGCTTCGGGTGGTGCTGCCAATGCGGGTGCTTACCCTACTCCACGGCGAATAAATTTCGGTATCGACTTAACTTTTTAA
- a CDS encoding FecR family protein, which produces MFEKYATYDLDDFVQDGEFIRWVKYPDSANDFFWSSLLETYPFQQKTVNQARQIVLKLSTSTYTDVTEQDVDEIWQNLQLSINQPVIVIPLWQRAWVRIAAAIVLVVGGVTLWQIRHEQTNQGSISREAYGVLSGDLTQVSNEAIDSMIIKLPDNSRITLSRGGKIQYKTKFINSSTREVYLTGEAFFEVTRNPKKPFVVYTNELITKVLGTTFWIKTNTAGKQVSVMVKTGKVFVYEKIKEASAGPLAGMILLPNQQASYQTDSDRLSRTLVDDPLPVLPESELQPSTFNNKPVAELFDILEKSYGIEIQFDRNLLIDCRLTTSFMNESLFQRLDVLCEAIGATYKIEGTRIVVDAKRCM; this is translated from the coding sequence ATGTTTGAGAAATACGCTACATACGATCTAGACGACTTCGTTCAGGACGGAGAATTTATTCGGTGGGTAAAATACCCTGACTCCGCAAATGATTTCTTTTGGTCTTCTCTTCTGGAAACGTACCCTTTTCAGCAGAAAACGGTTAACCAGGCCAGGCAAATCGTACTGAAACTAAGCACATCTACGTATACTGATGTTACCGAACAGGATGTGGACGAGATCTGGCAAAATCTTCAGCTTTCCATAAACCAGCCCGTTATCGTTATTCCGCTCTGGCAGCGGGCGTGGGTCAGAATCGCAGCGGCCATAGTCTTAGTAGTTGGGGGCGTAACCCTGTGGCAAATACGGCATGAACAAACAAATCAGGGATCAATCAGCCGTGAAGCTTATGGTGTGCTATCGGGTGATTTAACCCAGGTTTCGAATGAGGCAATTGACTCAATGATCATAAAACTGCCCGATAATAGCCGCATAACCCTATCACGGGGGGGTAAGATTCAGTATAAAACCAAGTTCATTAATTCATCAACTCGTGAGGTTTACCTCACCGGAGAAGCGTTCTTTGAGGTTACCCGTAATCCAAAGAAACCGTTCGTTGTCTATACGAATGAATTAATTACCAAAGTATTAGGGACAACCTTCTGGATAAAAACCAACACAGCAGGAAAACAGGTGTCTGTGATGGTAAAAACAGGTAAGGTGTTTGTATATGAGAAGATAAAAGAGGCTTCAGCAGGCCCATTGGCAGGAATGATTTTGTTGCCTAACCAACAGGCCAGCTATCAAACTGATTCGGATAGGCTAAGCCGGACGCTCGTCGACGATCCCTTACCTGTACTGCCGGAAAGTGAACTTCAGCCGTCGACATTTAATAATAAACCCGTTGCTGAATTATTCGATATCCTTGAAAAGTCATATGGCATAGAGATCCAGTTCGACAGAAACCTGCTCATAGACTGCCGGCTGACAACCTCGTTCATGAATGAGTCTCTGTTTCAACGACTGGACGTATTGTGCGAAGCGATTGGCGCCACGTATAAAATAGAAGGCACCCGAATCGTAGTAGACGCTAAACGATGTATGTAA
- a CDS encoding RNA polymerase sigma factor, translated as MQSLSDNELWASFRKGDRTVFTSIYNRTIKDLLRYGYRVSSNQQLVKDSIHDVFLHLWLHRETLSDTDNIRFYLYRSLRNRIVHNSREASPVAGPDVEQILDKVFSDLPLEHTIIEQEGFEGQINALRKAINRLSKRQQEVIQLRYFHDFSLDEIASVMQISNQSVRNLIYRSISQLKEFVEFAGWLLLLIFNHINKI; from the coding sequence GTGCAATCATTATCTGATAACGAACTATGGGCATCTTTTCGGAAAGGAGATAGGACGGTATTTACCTCTATCTATAACCGAACTATAAAAGATCTGCTACGATATGGTTACCGGGTTTCCAGCAACCAGCAACTCGTTAAAGACAGTATTCACGATGTGTTCCTTCATTTATGGCTCCACCGCGAAACTCTTTCCGACACGGATAACATTCGCTTCTATCTCTACCGATCGTTACGTAACCGAATTGTTCACAACAGCAGGGAAGCCTCTCCGGTTGCCGGGCCTGATGTTGAACAAATTCTGGACAAGGTTTTTAGCGACTTACCACTAGAGCACACTATTATTGAGCAGGAAGGTTTTGAGGGGCAGATCAATGCACTCCGAAAAGCCATCAATCGGCTTTCAAAACGCCAGCAGGAAGTAATTCAATTGCGCTATTTCCACGATTTCTCCCTCGACGAAATAGCCTCGGTTATGCAGATCAGTAACCAGTCGGTACGAAATCTCATTTACAGATCGATTTCCCAGTTAAAGGAATTTGTTGAATTCGCTGGCTGGCTCTTGCTCTTGATATTTAACCATATCAACAAAATTTAA
- a CDS encoding LytTR family DNA-binding domain-containing protein: MDDPAFPADEASPRRLILIYWKVELVMIATDQIAYFYTAHSLTYIYCQDARVYTSPVSLDELQKGLDADHFFRSNRQFLIAIRAIDRIF, from the coding sequence ATGGACGATCCAGCTTTCCCGGCTGATGAAGCGAGTCCCCGACGTCTGATTCTCATTTATTGGAAAGTCGAGTTAGTCATGATTGCTACCGATCAAATCGCCTACTTTTATACAGCACATTCGCTGACCTACATCTACTGTCAGGATGCCAGGGTGTACACCAGTCCCGTAAGCCTGGATGAGTTACAGAAGGGATTGGATGCGGACCATTTTTTTCGGTCGAATCGCCAGTTCCTGATCGCCATCCGGGCTATTGACAGGATCTTTTAG
- a CDS encoding DUF983 domain-containing protein, whose amino-acid sequence MIDKLGFPSILANRWPHCHQERFFVVVSAFNLPKFDQMHAPCAVCGLNFESETGFYTGSLYVSYALFVAWTLTNFGLFALFLGIDVLSFLWPLIGSNAVLTPYFFRLACRIWFRIFMST is encoded by the coding sequence ATGATCGATAAATTAGGTTTTCCCAGTATTCTGGCTAACCGTTGGCCCCATTGCCATCAGGAACGATTCTTTGTCGTAGTCTCCGCTTTTAACCTACCCAAATTCGATCAAATGCACGCCCCCTGTGCCGTTTGTGGACTAAACTTTGAATCCGAGACCGGATTCTATACGGGTTCGCTCTATGTTAGTTATGCCCTCTTCGTAGCCTGGACACTGACCAACTTTGGGCTATTTGCCCTTTTCCTGGGTATCGATGTACTATCGTTCCTGTGGCCACTCATTGGAAGCAATGCAGTTTTGACGCCCTATTTTTTTAGGCTGGCCTGCCGGATCTGGTTCCGGATTTTTATGTCTACCTGA
- a CDS encoding ArsR/SmtB family transcription factor — translation MDSPLHRYKAAFFKTLGHPLRLAILDALRAGPLSVTELQTATSADQSMLSQQLSRLRTMHFVTTRREGTTVFYQVQDQDIYQFLDLARQIYGRQLKRSEDILTELNQASS, via the coding sequence ATGGATAGTCCACTTCACCGCTATAAAGCAGCGTTTTTTAAAACCTTGGGGCACCCCCTCCGATTGGCTATCCTGGATGCTCTGCGGGCCGGCCCTCTGTCGGTTACCGAGTTACAAACGGCCACCAGTGCGGATCAATCCATGCTTTCCCAGCAGTTGTCCCGGCTCCGAACCATGCATTTCGTCACTACTCGCCGGGAAGGAACCACCGTGTTCTATCAGGTACAGGATCAGGATATCTATCAGTTCCTGGATCTGGCTCGCCAGATCTATGGGCGTCAGTTAAAGCGCTCCGAAGACATTTTGACTGAGTTGAACCAGGCTAGTTCCTGA
- a CDS encoding YbcC family protein → MNGHAIFSKNQPPIPGRTSHSLFSEQTVLHELKHYLPTQAPLKDFVHHNPLHGFQHRPFEQAIQQAAELAGYRVLFSLKEFRALYANGRISEPLLEAVILERKGVHQQAIWTINLLRKTYPALPTPRIGRLREGWKAYYQLDLDALVHPILFRLLCSFLDQGIAVSAFPYRHLDFLSAIRAMEQSSLVSLFRSKRVRRLVRSTTCTIPDLMAILVGQESLYKQYLFDQQFAHPGWSGMVSVIEDQPQSVLDHRRISLQAVIMLELLLEIDALDTQFGQHWKPLSHHYPDQPLDLFASSVSTEQWEVLCLWQQAYEWSYYDQVLAGIQLGPVEPVVPPRSFQGIFCLDDRECSLRRYLETLDTNCQTFGTPGFFNVEFFFQPQGATAYTKLCPPPFSPRYLIKERNGARNWRKSIHFSKSSQTLLRGVVISQTLGFWSALRLLLTVFRPTMRPEMASSYQHMQQASHLTVEQTSLQKENGLQVGFNIDEMAERVEGLLTSIGLVKEFAPIVYVIGHGASSVNNPYYAAYDCGACSGRPGSVNARVVCLMANDRRVRDRLRDKGITIPDETQFSSGLHDTTRDDICFYDEALLSPVNQRLHQQHITLFRQALDQNAKERSRRFESIDSRLSAAAIHANIRRRSVSLFEPRPELNHATNAVCLIGQRSLSRHLFLDRRSFLNSYDYRVDPKGQALARIVQAAVPVCGGINLEYFFSRVDTQKLGAGSKLPHNVMGLIGVANGFDGDLRPGLPTQMTEVHDPVRLLMVIEQLPDVVLKAIQQSPLTYEWFLNDWIHLVVVHPRTRALSRFTSGRFEAYKPRQKQVETISDLPSLIASDQTNFPVYRLAENS, encoded by the coding sequence ATGAATGGACACGCTATTTTCTCCAAAAATCAACCGCCAATTCCGGGTAGAACATCTCATTCGTTGTTTTCTGAACAAACCGTTCTACACGAGTTAAAGCACTACCTGCCGACGCAGGCACCGCTGAAGGATTTTGTCCACCATAATCCCTTACATGGCTTTCAGCATCGGCCCTTTGAGCAGGCCATCCAGCAGGCGGCTGAATTAGCAGGCTATCGCGTCTTATTTTCTCTGAAGGAATTTCGAGCCTTGTATGCCAATGGCCGGATTTCGGAGCCCCTGCTGGAAGCCGTCATACTGGAACGAAAAGGGGTTCACCAACAGGCTATCTGGACCATTAACCTGCTCCGAAAAACGTATCCAGCCCTTCCTACCCCTCGAATTGGGCGGTTACGGGAAGGCTGGAAGGCGTACTACCAACTTGATCTGGATGCACTGGTGCATCCAATCCTGTTTCGACTCCTGTGCAGTTTTCTCGATCAGGGAATTGCGGTGTCAGCCTTCCCGTATCGGCATCTGGATTTTCTTTCGGCTATCCGGGCCATGGAGCAAAGTAGTCTGGTCAGCCTGTTCCGGTCAAAACGCGTTCGGCGTCTGGTTCGGTCGACTACCTGCACCATCCCTGATTTAATGGCCATACTGGTTGGCCAGGAGTCTCTCTATAAGCAATACCTGTTTGATCAACAGTTTGCCCACCCGGGCTGGTCAGGCATGGTGTCGGTCATTGAAGATCAGCCCCAATCAGTACTCGATCATCGGCGCATTTCCCTACAGGCAGTTATTATGCTGGAACTGCTGTTGGAAATCGATGCACTGGATACGCAATTCGGCCAGCACTGGAAACCGTTAAGCCATCATTACCCTGACCAACCCCTCGACTTGTTCGCCTCTTCAGTCTCTACCGAGCAGTGGGAGGTCCTTTGCCTTTGGCAACAGGCCTACGAGTGGAGTTATTACGATCAGGTATTGGCTGGGATACAATTGGGGCCGGTCGAACCCGTAGTTCCGCCCAGAAGTTTCCAGGGGATTTTCTGCCTGGATGACCGGGAGTGTTCCCTCCGACGCTACCTGGAAACCCTGGATACCAACTGTCAAACCTTCGGGACGCCGGGATTCTTCAACGTTGAGTTTTTCTTTCAACCCCAGGGTGCAACCGCCTACACGAAACTTTGCCCCCCTCCCTTTTCCCCCCGTTACCTGATTAAAGAACGAAACGGGGCCAGGAACTGGCGAAAAAGCATTCACTTTTCCAAGTCCTCCCAAACCTTACTACGGGGAGTTGTCATTAGTCAGACCCTGGGATTCTGGTCAGCACTACGGCTTTTGCTGACGGTATTTCGACCGACGATGCGTCCAGAGATGGCCTCCTCCTACCAGCATATGCAGCAAGCATCCCACCTGACGGTGGAGCAAACAAGCCTGCAAAAGGAAAATGGCTTACAGGTAGGATTTAACATCGACGAAATGGCCGAGCGGGTCGAAGGGTTATTAACCAGCATTGGCCTGGTAAAGGAGTTTGCCCCGATTGTGTACGTGATTGGACACGGCGCCAGCAGTGTGAACAATCCGTATTATGCCGCTTATGATTGTGGGGCCTGTTCGGGACGTCCCGGATCGGTCAATGCCCGGGTTGTCTGCCTGATGGCCAATGACCGGCGTGTACGCGACCGATTACGGGACAAAGGCATAACGATTCCCGATGAAACACAGTTTTCAAGTGGGCTTCACGACACCACCCGCGATGATATTTGCTTTTATGACGAAGCGTTGCTATCGCCCGTCAATCAACGGCTCCATCAGCAGCATATAACCTTATTCAGGCAGGCACTGGATCAAAATGCGAAAGAGCGATCCCGACGTTTTGAATCCATAGACAGTCGGTTGAGCGCAGCCGCGATTCATGCTAACATTCGTCGGCGATCGGTATCCCTGTTTGAGCCTCGGCCCGAACTCAATCATGCCACAAATGCCGTTTGTTTGATTGGTCAGCGCAGTTTGTCGAGACATTTGTTTTTAGACCGCCGATCCTTTCTGAATTCCTACGATTATCGGGTTGATCCAAAGGGGCAGGCCTTAGCCCGTATTGTGCAGGCAGCCGTGCCAGTTTGCGGAGGCATTAATCTGGAGTATTTCTTTTCCCGGGTCGATACCCAGAAACTGGGAGCCGGTAGTAAGCTCCCTCATAACGTGATGGGCCTAATTGGCGTAGCCAATGGCTTTGATGGCGACTTACGGCCCGGTTTGCCCACCCAAATGACGGAAGTACACGACCCGGTTCGGCTGCTGATGGTTATTGAACAACTACCCGATGTGGTCCTGAAGGCGATCCAACAATCGCCACTAACCTACGAATGGTTCCTCAATGACTGGATCCATCTGGTTGTTGTTCATCCGCGCACACGGGCACTTAGTCGGTTTACATCGGGCCGGTTCGAGGCCTATAAACCCCGTCAGAAACAGGTGGAGACGATATCCGATTTACCCTCGTTGATTGCCTCCGACCAGACCAATTTCCCGGTCTATCGGCTCGCTGAAAACTCCTGA